The region ACGAACCGCTCACGCTGAGCCTGTCGCTGCTGGCCGTGCTCTCCGCCCGCGGCCCGGTGGTGGCCACGTTCCACACCGCGATGACCCGTTCCCGGGTGTTGGCGGCGGCGCAGGGTGTGCTCCAGATCGTGTTGGAACGGATCACCGCCCGGATCGCGGTCAGCGCGCTGGCCCGCAAGGTGCAGGTGGAGCACATGGACGGCGGCGCGGTGGAGATCCCCAACGGGGTGGCGGTGGCCAAGTTCGCCGACGCCGAGCCGTTGCCCGGCTGGCCGGGGGAGTGCGCCCCGGGCACCGGCGGCACGCTGGGCTTCCTGGGCCGGTTCACCGAGGCCCGCAAGGGCTTCCCGGTGCTGCGCGACGCGTTCGTGGCGCTGGCCCCCACCCGGCCCGGGCTGCGGTTGCTCGTCGCCGGCCCGGGTGACCCCGACGACCTGTACGACCAGTTCCCGGCTGATCTGCACGAGCGCGTCACGTTCCTCGGCCTGGTCACCGAACCGGACAAGGCGCGCATGCTGCGTAGTGTGCACCTCTACGTGGCGCCGAACACCGGCGGCGAGTCGTTCGGCATGATCCTCACCGAGGCCCTGGCCGCGGGTACGACGGTGGTCGCCAGCGACCTGGACGCGTTCCGGAGGGTGCTCGACGGTGGGCGTGCCGGTCGGCTCTTTCCCACCGGCGACCCGG is a window of Micromonospora sp. WMMD961 DNA encoding:
- a CDS encoding glycosyltransferase family 4 protein, whose product is MRIGIVCPYSFDVPGGVQNHVMDLAEALIALGHEVSVLAPADEDSPLPAYVVSAGRAVPLPYNGSVARIAFGPVSTARVRRWLTNGDFDVLHVHEPLTLSLSLLAVLSARGPVVATFHTAMTRSRVLAAAQGVLQIVLERITARIAVSALARKVQVEHMDGGAVEIPNGVAVAKFADAEPLPGWPGECAPGTGGTLGFLGRFTEARKGFPVLRDAFVALAPTRPGLRLLVAGPGDPDDLYDQFPADLHERVTFLGLVTEPDKARMLRSVHLYVAPNTGGESFGMILTEALAAGTTVVASDLDAFRRVLDGGRAGRLFPTGDPVGLRDAVTGLLDDPAARATLTACGDQVVANFDWPMVARRVLEVYAAAIEATDGRVIDQEWVGLG